A segment of the Octopus bimaculoides isolate UCB-OBI-ISO-001 chromosome 12, ASM119413v2, whole genome shotgun sequence genome:
NNNNNNNNNNNNNNNNNNNNNNNNNNNNNNNNNNNNNNNNNNNNNNNNNNNNNNNNNNNNNNNNNNNNNNNNNNNNNNNNNNNNNNNNNNNNNNNNNNNNNNNNNNNNNNNNNNNNNNNNNNNNNNNNNNNNNNNNNNNNNNNNNNNNNNNNNNNNNNNNNNNNNNNNNNNNNNNNNNNNNNNNNNNNNNNNNNNNNNNNNNNNNNNNNNNNNNNNNNNNNNNNatatttgcttcaccatatacttctcagcttttttagctgctatttctgaacttcggtatatggtgaagcaaatatttgctgatcccttaattatatttataaatatatatatatatatatatatgaacatgctattatacaaaatatattaatatataaaagtaaggAATAATGATAAAGATTTGTATCATAATAAGTAAAATTAATACAAGTAGTACTATTGACATTTgggataataatactaatacaaaTAAGACGTCCTTCATACACCGGGGTGATAGATGTGTTTGAATACTCATTTaatattctctgtctgtctgtctgtctctctcccattttctctttctcttgcatacacatacacatacacactctcacaaacatacacaacatgcacatgcacgttcTCTCTCAATCATATTcgcccccccaccacacacacattgtcattgtctctctctctctctctctctctctgttgttcaTGGTTTTATGTGAGGCTATATACAGGTTTCAAATGGTCATGTTAATTTGTAGaacaataaatatacaatcaatcaaaataagacaataaaaaacGATACTCATTGTTGTAAATCAACACTTTTGCatgcattcctatatatatatatatatatNNNNNNNNNNNNNNNNNNNNNNNNNNNNNNNNNNNNNNNNNNNNNNNNNNNNNNNNNNNNNNNNNNNNNNNNNNNNNNNNNNNNNNNNNNNNNNNNNNNNNNNNNNNNNNNNNNNNNNNNNNNNNNNNNNNNNNNNNNNNNNNNNNNNNNNNNNNNNNNNNNNNNNNNNNNNNNNNNNNNNNNNNNNNNNNNNNNNNNNNNNNNNNNNNNNNNNNNNNNNNNNNNNNNNNNNNNNNNNNNNNNNNNNNNNNNNNNNNNNNNNNNNNNNNNNNNNNNNNNNNNNNNNNNNNNNNNNNNNNNNNNNNNNNNNNNNNNNNNNNNNNNNNNNNNNNNNNNNNNNNNNNNNNNNNNNNNNNNNNNNNNNNNNNNNNNNNNNNNNNNNNNNNNNNNNNNNNNNNNNNNNNNNNNNNNNNNNNNNNNNNNNNNNNNNNNNNNNNNNNNNNNNNNNNNNNNNNNNNNNNNNNNNNNNNNNNNNNNNNNNNNNNNNNNNNNNNNNNNNNNNNNNNNNNNNNNNNNNNNNNNNNNNNNNNNNNNNNNNNNNNNNNNNNNNNNNNNNNNNNNNNNNNNNNNNNNNNNNNNNNNNNNNNNNNNNNNNNNNNNNNNNNNNNNNNNNNNNNNNNNNNNNNNNNNNNNNNNNNNNNNNNNNNNNNNNNNNNNNNNNNNNNNNNNNNNNNNNNNNNNNNNNNNNNNNNNNNNNNNNNNNNNNNNNNNNNNNNNNNNNNNNNNNNNNNNNNNNNNNNNNNNNNNNNNNNNNNNNNNNNNNNNNNNNNNNNNNNNNNNNNNNNNNNNNNNNNNNNNNNNNNNNNNNNNNNNNNNNNNNNNNNNNNNNNNNNNNNNNNNNNNNNNNNNNNNNNNNNNNNNNNNNNNNNNNNNNNNNNNNNNNNNNNNNNNNNNNNNNNNNNNNNNNNNNNNNNNNNNNNNNNNNNNNNNNNNNNNNNNNNNNNNNNNNNNNNNNNNNNNNNNNNNNNNNNNNNNNNNNNNNNNNNNNNNNNNNNNNNNNNNNNNNNNNNNNNNNNNNNNNNNNNNNNNNNNNNNNNNNNNNNNNNNNNNNNNNNNNNNNNNNNNNNNNNNNNNNNNNNNNNNNNNNNNNNNNNNNNNNNNNNNNNNNNNNNNNNNNNNNNNNNNNNNNNNNNNNNNNNNNNNNNNNNNNNNNNNNNNNNNNNNNNNNNNNNNNNNNNNNNNNNNNNNNNNNNNNNNNNNNNNNNNNNNNNNNNNNNNNNNNNNNNNNNNNNNNNNNNNNNNNNNNNNNNNNNNNNNNNNNNNNNNNNNNNNNNNNNNNNNNNNNNNNNNNNNNNNNNNNNNNNNNNNNNNNNNNNNNNNNNNNNNNNNNNNNNNNNNNNNNNNNNNNNNNNNNNNNNNNNNNNNNNNNNNNNNNNNNNNNNNNNNNNNNNNNNNNNNNNNNNNNNNNNNNNNNNNNNNNNNNNNNNNNNNNNNNNNNNNNNNNNNNNNNNNNNNNNNNNNNNNNNNNNNNNNNNNNNNNNNNNNNNNNNNNNNNNNNNNNNNNNNNNNNNNNNNNNNNNNNNNNNNNNNNNNNNNNNNNNNNNNNNNNNNNNNNNNNNNNNNNNNNNNACCATAGTTTGGTCAGATGGATTGTTTGTTGGTCCAGGTTATGAAAGTTTAGTAGTGCTTTCGATGTATGAAGGGCtgtgaaataaaaacacaaaaacattatcaatgaaacaattagttaattaatttatttattaacttattattattattaacttattattattattattattattattattattattattattattgtccttccatagcttctaatgctggagatgtactacggtgtcagctgttcactaccagttaACTAAGGTAATACCCGCAATTTTTGAGCACAATCCAGAATATTCAAATGGTTCCAAggagtgctgttttctgcaagtgcccacctttattgcagcccctgtttgttccatgtacttctcaagatttttactcactgttcccaaggctccaactattattgttattactaccacatttttcagcgaccacaactctTAACTTCCcatgctaacctgtcatatctatcgacttttctttcttccttatcgcataccttgttgtaaGATAGGCgtactatatctatgatccagcatcgtttgctttctttctcaagtaacactatgtctggtttcctattctctatctcatggttgcactgaatcgtaaaatcccacaggatctttgcattatcattttcaatgatgccttcgggtttatgttcataccacttttttgctctgtcaagtccatacttgttgcaaaatgtCCAAAGACAATCCTTACTATATTGCCATGACAAAATAAAACACCAAAATACATGTCAAACAATATTATCAAAATGTGTAAAAGATAAGTTAGAATAGGTCAAAataacatatatcatacataccaATCAAACCATTTGTAGCCACATGGCGGACATATATTTTGTGGCTGGTCACATGACCTTGTTAGCGAATTGAATCGCGTTCCATTCAATTTATCACTACACTGGGCCACCCGGAAGGTCGTATGTTGTTTGCATTCAAGGAAGGCAATGCATTCTGCTCTGGGGTGTTTGTAGCGTCCATCAGCTTTGTTTGCACAATAATCTTTCATTTCTGCTATCTCACATTGTTTTGACGAAAGGTTGAAGATCTGACCGTTTGGACATGTTCCAAAATGAATAAACAACCCTTCATGGCATTCATAATACTGGGAGCTTGAAGAATTATAATGATAAAAGCCAGTCAAACGATTTTGACAAGGATTGTCTTGAATACCGCATGGTTTGATTTGTGATCCGATTCCCCTCACACAGCTATGCTTATAAGGGTTGAAAGCATGACTCCTGGAGCATTTATGGAAACCTTTGAAAACAGACTGTTtgcattcaaaataatatgaacaaCGACCTGCTAAATCAGCATAGAAGCCGTCGGGTCGTTTTACACAACTCGGTGGACTACCTGATCCACAGGGAGGAGGAACTTGATCTGGTGATTGGCATATCTTTAAAATCGGGTTGAATGTGAAACCATAATTACATTTATGGAAACCTTGGAATTTAGCGTTATCGCATTGGAAGTAAAAATTACAGCGACCCATTTCGTCTGCGTAATGTCCATTAGCACGGATCTTACAGTCAGGTCTCAGCCCTCCATGTTCTTTTGGGACCATGTCATAGGAGACGCATTGATTTTCGATTGGGGAAAATATCGGTATTGGCGGTTCACATAAGTCATGTGCAATAGCTCTTTCGTAGTAACACGTAAAATATTTTGGTGTCCAACTAAATTCATGCTGCGGGTAAATTCCATCTGGTCGGCCTCTACAGCTTCCAAAACGCAAACTACAAGGTTGGCAATGAGAACGAAGACATTGGTTCCTTCGGTATTCACCttataatgtaaagaaagaaaaagttgtgataataatgaatgaaacagtaacagaaaagaagaaaaaaaaaagagtttaagCAAACTTAAACGAAGAATCTGTTATCTTGAAAAAGGAGAAAAGCtgaatgaagaagagaaagaacgtTAAGGGCACAttcagaaagaagagagagagagagagagagagagagagagagaaagtaagagaaagtaagagaaatgtgcaaaataaatagacagagaggaagaaagagcgagcgagagagagagaaagagagagagagagcgggagagaaagagagagagagagcgggagagaaagagagagagagcgggagagaaagagagagagacacacagacacacagatgcagaCAGGTGTTCAAATGGATATTTAGAATACAAGATAGAGTTTTTtttaagaaagtgtgtgtgtgtgtgtgtgtgtgtgtgtgtgtgtgtatgcctatagacaccccataaaacatcgttttatgtttattttaaattacaaaggtttatattttttttattgattgacatttttatatttcaggttctatatgtgactgtttaatcatgccacgtacaaaagaagccttggaactgtccaaATTTCAAGGAGGCcatattgtgggtcaatctgGGAGCCTTCTTGTCTCTATAAGAAGGATAGTTCTTGACTGTTCTTGGTCTTTGGCATTCGCCACTGACCACACGCAACTCGTGTCCGGCAACGATGTATCTGACACCAGTGAGTCTGCATGCACCtgctgaaagaagtccgtcgtatatatgtgtatatatatatatgtgtgtggataataatagatggagcaaaacgcatgtcaatgAACTTTcattgacatgcgttttgctccatttattattattatccatatcttctcaaaatgtatcactttaactcgGTATATCAACCTGTAAAGCGGCTGGGATNNNNNNNNNNttacaaagaataagtcctggggtcgatttgctcgactaaaaggcggtgctccagcatggccacagtcaaatgactgaaacaagtaaaagagtaaagagtaaagtaCATTTTCAATATGCCGCCTCAACGGATTTTCAGCAACAAACTTACTGTTACCAAAGTTTTCATTCGTCTACTACAGTGGTTCTTAACTGTGTATGCAAAATAATGAACTGGGGATCCACTGTAGTATTTTAAGGGAGCGTAAGAAAAATCTTGCTTTaggtgtatttattgcaagaaattgctaggtttctttctctaagcTTCTGCAAAGTTCAAAATGTTTCTGGTAACTGAAGCATATTCTCTTAGAGAGTACGAGTGCAAACCTATGCAAGGGAATGTGTGAatagcaaaataggaattttgaaagtatctataaaactagattttaaacattgaatggctccagaataaaatagtaaccaaaggggtctatagataaaaaatggtcgGTAAATATGGGATAACACAGTTAGATACAAGCATGCCAAATAATATACAGCATAAAGTCTTGACTTATTAAAATTATCCCCGCCTCTAGAGGATGTTTCATAATTACTAAATGGCAGTTAAGATCAGCTGcacttgagaaggggagataatatcaAGACTGAAGGACTCTCTGAAACTGATATGCCAAGAAAATAGGCAGGTTTATTGTCTGTAGATAAGAGAAAAGTTGTGGTCACTTGTTTCTGGTTCAATAGCCATCATCGGCACAGATTGCACATGGTTATTCagtagatcaggggttttcaaactgtggtccgcggaccacaggaggtccacaaggacaagacagggggtccgtagacagcaaatactttttatgggcaatttgattttatatatgttttttatcgaaatcttttaattgacaataaacctatttgttaaatactgttaaataaataaatgcaaaaatatatgttattttaagcaaatatttatgtataaatttcataagcgttta
Coding sequences within it:
- the LOC106870419 gene encoding uncharacterized protein LOC106870419 isoform X2 yields the protein MPACAHGQVWSQVGSACVEINSYWDDCELVASVPSTTVRSTNIRSTTTAQYTVPQTVPQTKLLATGNRITTTPSQPPPPKTTTTTEATTTSASTTEATTTPPTTMTKILTSTILTSTRNPKIPKDSPCLTQSGIIPHPKKCHLYYNCSLSSESALWAYYEMFTVECNYPQLFDSEQLRCREFLNNNCNGRFEPVDPCEYRRNQCLRSHCQPCSLRFGSCRGRPDGIYPQHEFSWTPKYFTCYYERAIAHDLCEPPIPIFSPIENQCVSYDMVPKEHGGLRPDCKIRANGHYADEMGRCNFYFQCDNAKFQGFHKCNYGFTFNPILKICQSPDQVPPPCGSGSPPSCVKRPDGFYADLAGRCSYYFECKQSVFKGFHKCSRSHAFNPYKHSCVRGIGSQIKPCGIQDNPCQNRLTGFYHYNSSSSQYYECHEGLFIHFGTCPNGQIFNLSSKQCEIAEMKDYCANKADGRYKHPRAECIAFLECKQHTTFRVAQCSDKLNGTRFNSLTRSCDQPQNICPPCGYKWFDCPSYIESTTKLS
- the LOC106870419 gene encoding uncharacterized protein LOC106870419 isoform X1, coding for MHLYHLSNLLLNSLIVLFYVPTAHLTYNPKYPCRSNRPTQWQRDPQNCSKYYFCIYGRPILMPACAHGQVWSQVGSACVEINSYWDDCELVASVPSTTVRSTNIRSTTTAQYTVPQTVPQTKLLATGNRITTTPSQPPPPKTTTTTEATTTSASTTEATTTPPTTMTKILTSTILTSTRNPKIPKDSPCLTQSGIIPHPKKCHLYYNCSLSSESALWAYYEMFTVECNYPQLFDSEQLRCREFLNNNCNGRFEPVDPCEYRRNQCLRSHCQPCSLRFGSCRGRPDGIYPQHEFSWTPKYFTCYYERAIAHDLCEPPIPIFSPIENQCVSYDMVPKEHGGLRPDCKIRANGHYADEMGRCNFYFQCDNAKFQGFHKCNYGFTFNPILKICQSPDQVPPPCGSGSPPSCVKRPDGFYADLAGRCSYYFECKQSVFKGFHKCSRSHAFNPYKHSCVRGIGSQIKPCGIQDNPCQNRLTGFYHYNSSSSQYYECHEGLFIHFGTCPNGQIFNLSSKQCEIAEMKDYCANKADGRYKHPRAECIAFLECKQHTTFRVAQCSDKLNGTRFNSLTRSCDQPQNICPPCGYKWFDCPSYIESTTKLS